The segment CTCCCGGGCCATGGCGAGATGGTCGGCGGGCGTGCTCCACGCCGTCTGGTAGCCGAGGCTGAGTCCGAGCCGCACGTACCCTCCCGAGATCTTGATACTTCGCTACGAATCTTATTTCCGTCCGGTAACCGACGCGCCGCGCGGGTGCCGGGCCATTTCGCTATGCAAGCAGTCTGAATAAGGTTCACTCATGTATCAGCGACCGCTCGGCCGAAGCGGGCTAGCGGTTTCGCGGCTCGCGCTCGGCACCATGACCTGGGGACGGGACACCGACCCCGACGACGCGGCCGACCAGTTGAAGATCTTCCTGGAGGCCGGCGGCACGCTGATCGACACCGCGGACGTGTACGGCGACGGCGACGCCGAGTCGGTGATCGGCTCGTTGCTCGACCACCTGGTGCCCCGCGACGAGGTCGTGATCGCCACCAAGGCCGGCCTCACCCCGCACCGGTACCGGCCGCGCGACGGCTCCCGCGGCAACCTGCTGCGGTCGCTGGACGCGTCGCTGCGCCGGCTCGGCACCGACTACGTGGACCTGTGGCAGGTCCACGGGTACGACGCGCAGACCCCGTTCGAGGAGACCCTGGCCGCCCTCGACCACGCCGTCGCCACCGGCCGCGTGCGGTACGTGGGGGTCTCCAACTTCGCGACCTGGCAGACCGCACGGGCGGCGACGTGGCAGTCGGCGTACCCCGGACGGGCCCCGATCGTGGCCGCCCAGATGGAGTATTCGCTGCTCGAGCGCGGTATCGAGCGCGAGCTGCTGCCGGCCGCGGCGGCCCTGGGGTTCGGTGTGCTGGCCTGGTCGCCGCTCGGCCGCGGCGTGCTCACCGGCAAGTACCGCAACGGCCGCCCGCTGGACTCGCGGGGCGCCTCCGAGCACATGGCGCCGTTCGTGCAGACCTACCTCGAGCCGCGCAGCTCCAGCATCGTCGAGGCGGTGGTGACCGCGGCGGGCGGTCTCGGCGTCTCCCCGCTCGAGGTCGCGCTCGCCTGGATCCGCGACCGGCCGGGAGTGGCCGCCCCGATCCTCGGCGCCCGCACCGCCGGGCAACTGCAGGGCGCCCTGCGCAGCGAGCAGCTGGTCCTGCCGACCGAGATCGCGATGGCCCTCGACGACGTGTCCGCGATCGACGTCGGCTATCCGGAACGCGAAGGCGTCGGTTACCCCCACACCGACCGATGATCCGGCTGCTGCGCCCGCTGGTACGCGCCGCGACGTACCGGCGGGCGGTGTTCCTGCTGCTCGGGGCGGTGCTCGCGTTGCCGTACCTGATGGCGGTCGTGCTCTTCGCCCAGATGGCCGCCGAGGATCCGCGCAACCGGGCCGGCGTGCTGGCCCTGGCCGCGGTGGCGGCCCTGATCGCCGCCGCGCCACCGTTCCTGACCGGCACCCGGGAACTGGAGATCGCCGCCGCCCGCGCCCTGCTGGACGTGGACCTGCCCGGGCACGACCGCAGCCGCCCACCGGCGCTGGAGACCCGGCTGCGGACCGCGCTGTGGTTCGCCGTGCACACGCTGACCGGCGCGGTGATCGGCGCGGTCGGGCTGATGACGCTGCCGGTGGGGCCGCTGGCGATCACGGATTGGCTCGGGCTCACCGACGGCACGTTCACCGCGAACACCGGCTGGTGGGTGCTGGCCGGGGTGGCCCTGCCGATCGCCGCGATCTACGCCTGTGCCGGGCTGGGCCGGCTGGCCGCCACGATGGCCCCGGTGCTGCTCGGCCCCTCCCCCGCGCAGCGCCTCGCCGAGCTGCACGAGCGGGAACGGCGGCTGGCCGAGCGCAACCGGCTGGCGCGCGAGCTGCACGACTCGGTCGGGCACGCGCTGACCGCGATGACACTGCAGGCCGGGGCGGCGCGGGCGGTCTTCGACAGCGACCCCGGTTTCGCCCGGCAGGCGCTGGGCGCGATCGAGGAGACCGGGCGGTCGGCGGCCGGCGAACTCGACGCGGTGCTGGGCATTCTGCGCGACGAGGCGGCGGGGCGGCAGGCCGCGCCCACCCTGGCCGATCTGGACCGCCTGCTGACCGGCGAGGTGCGGGCCGAGGTGGCGGCGGTGGACGTGCCGCCGCAGGTCTCGCGGGAGGCGTTCCGCATCGTGCAGGAGTCGCTGACCAACGCCGCCCGGCACGGCGCCGGGCCGGCCACGCTGAGCATCCGGCAGGCATCAGGGCCGGGCCCATCCGCACTGCCGAAGGCGGCGCAGCCGCCGGACCCATCCCCACTACCGGAGGCGGCGCAGCCGCCGGACGAGGACGAACTGGTGATCAAGGTGAGCAATCGCCGGGCCGCGCAGCCCGGCGGCCAGGCCGGTGGCCGGGCCGGTGGCCGGGCCGGCGGGCACGGT is part of the Actinoplanes sp. NBC_00393 genome and harbors:
- a CDS encoding aldo/keto reductase, whose product is MYQRPLGRSGLAVSRLALGTMTWGRDTDPDDAADQLKIFLEAGGTLIDTADVYGDGDAESVIGSLLDHLVPRDEVVIATKAGLTPHRYRPRDGSRGNLLRSLDASLRRLGTDYVDLWQVHGYDAQTPFEETLAALDHAVATGRVRYVGVSNFATWQTARAATWQSAYPGRAPIVAAQMEYSLLERGIERELLPAAAALGFGVLAWSPLGRGVLTGKYRNGRPLDSRGASEHMAPFVQTYLEPRSSSIVEAVVTAAGGLGVSPLEVALAWIRDRPGVAAPILGARTAGQLQGALRSEQLVLPTEIAMALDDVSAIDVGYPEREGVGYPHTDR
- a CDS encoding sensor histidine kinase, with amino-acid sequence MIRLLRPLVRAATYRRAVFLLLGAVLALPYLMAVVLFAQMAAEDPRNRAGVLALAAVAALIAAAPPFLTGTRELEIAAARALLDVDLPGHDRSRPPALETRLRTALWFAVHTLTGAVIGAVGLMTLPVGPLAITDWLGLTDGTFTANTGWWVLAGVALPIAAIYACAGLGRLAATMAPVLLGPSPAQRLAELHERERRLAERNRLARELHDSVGHALTAMTLQAGAARAVFDSDPGFARQALGAIEETGRSAAGELDAVLGILRDEAAGRQAAPTLADLDRLLTGEVRAEVAAVDVPPQVSREAFRIVQESLTNAARHGAGPATLSIRQASGPGPSALPKAAQPPDPSPLPEAAQPPDEDELVIKVSNRRAAQPGGQAGGRAGGRAGGHGIDGMRERVRLLGGTLTAGPDGELWRVEARLPLPRAAAGGSQGEQR